The Elaeis guineensis isolate ETL-2024a chromosome 12, EG11, whole genome shotgun sequence sequence tctttttttttttttcaatgaacaTTTTCTTAAGGTTCTTACTCCATGCAGACTAGGAGGCAAATATTATAGTCCCTCTGATCTCAAGTTGACAGATGAAAACAAATCAAGTCCAGATCATAACTATGAATCCCGTGTCCAACCAGCACCTTCCAGCTTAATACTGGCCTACGTCCCCACATGGCCACCCCCACTAAGATCCAAAAACCCCTTCCTATAAAACCCCAACCCCTCCGTCTCCACTCCCATCACCCCCAAACCATCACTTCTCCAACAACCAAAACCCTTTACCCTCTGCCTTCTACGAGCTCCTATCCAACTTCTTTTGGAAAATGGCTTCCAAGTCCTTGGCTTCCACATCCCTCCTCCTCGCTCTCAACCTCCTGTTCTTCACCTTGGTCTCTTCCACAAGTGTCCCCTGCCCACCACCTCCTTCTAAGCCTACGCCCACTCCCTCACCTTCTTCTGGATCAAAATGCCCCATCAACACACTCAAGCTCGGTGTGTGCGCTAAGGTTCTTAACGGCCTGATCAACGTCTCTCTCGGCAAGCCACCAAAGAAGCCTTGCTGCACCCTTCTTGAGGGCCTTGTGGACCTCGAGGCTGCCGTATGCCTTTGCACTGCCCTCAAGGCCAGCATCTTGGGCATCAAGCTCAACGTCCCTGTCGACCTTAGCTTGCTTCTGAACTACTGCGGCAAGAAGGTCCCAGCAGGCTGGAAGTGCGCTTAAGGCTGCTTGGCATCCTTCTGAAATAATCCATCTTCACTCGTTTGTTCCTTGTATTGGTCTTTAATTGGTTGTGGAATGAGTTTTGGTTCTTTGGGTATATGTGGTGTCGTTGTTTGGTCTATTGGTTTGGAGTGGAAGATCATCAAGCCTTCCATTTCCGGTGAAAATAAGGGTTTTAAGGTCTGTTGTCGGCAATGCATGGCTTGGGAGAAGAATTATGTTTGTGACTTTATAAGACTTTCTTTGTAATCTGTCATTTCGATTGCAATTCCACTAGGGATGGCAATTTTCCCCTGTATCTCCTTCATTACCTTAATGAAATCATTATTCCTCTATTTGTTTCCCTAGGAAAAAAAATGCAGCTTCTTTGTAAACAAATGCCTCTTTTTACCATTACTTTTGAAATTGTTTTCCTAcacttctttcatgcactttaCCATTCTACATCCAGCTCTCTTTTACTTTAAACTAGAGTGGCACGTGCGATGCACATGCTTTTAAGAAACAATAAATGTTAAGAGGAAACGTTTGAATTCTTAAATATATGGTTTAAGCCATATGCTCTCACCAGCTCTGCTAATGAAATAAAAACCAATGCTTAGGAAATGCATGATTGTGATATGCATAAGGGCATGACAATTGAAAACTGGAGCGCGAAGTGGAGCCTCATGAACAGAAATGGCGGGGGAGTTCTAATTTGGATAGACGGAGGAAGGAAGAAGGGCCAGGTACGTACCAATTGTTAGCTAAAAGAAAGAGAAGCATGTATGGGGAATACTCAAAGCAGGTCAGGCACACGTAGAACCAAAGTTGTTAACAGAGAAGCAAGAGAAGACACTCTTTAACCTCTTGGAAATTATCAATCCATTTTCGTGGCAGAAAAAGACAAGTTATCTCGGTGAATAATATAAGTAATAATTTCAATCCATGTTTTTTAAGCAAGCTGATCATTGTGCACTTCTTGTCTGCATCCACTAGTGTAGAAATCTTCGACGAGCATGCGAAACTCATTGAGGTGATATGCACAATTGATGATGGAAGACTTACTTCTCCTTTGCCGGGGGAGCAAATGGTTAACAATAAAGTACCATGGTCCTGTCTAGATGAGAAAGAGACACTGAATTCTGAAATGGACTGCCAGAATCCTATGTTGGAGGAGTAAAATACTCAAACGAATTACTGCAGCCTCTCTTCAAGCTCATCGTCTGAGATTACTAGGGTAAAGAATATTGATAGAACATATTTTATTTCATCGTTCCAGGAAAAAACTGAAAAGGATATCGAGTGAATTCACTCAAAAAAACTTGTATGGTGAGCACTATGTACAGGATATCTTGTCAATTTATTCCACAATTGAatactataaaatcatatcttaattATGAAGGATCCATCTGCATCATTTGAGTGAAATGAAGGTGTCATCTAATATTAGTCAGGCTGAACCAGATCAgatcatcaaatcatatcatcttcTAGTTTGGGGGTATCTCACTTGATCCATAGTAAGTTATCATAAATGTGCTGTTGCTGCATTGACTGGATTTGTCCTGTTGTGTTAGCACTAGCAACTTGACCTGGCTAGGAGATTGCCTAGATCACCTATGGTCTCTGTGATGGCCTTACAAGGAAGGCACTCAAGAGTTTATACAATATTCTTCCACCGCTTTTGGTGGGTCACAATATTGTATTATTTGGGTCTTGAGCTTTCTCCTAGTACCGCACTATAATTCATCGATGCTGAATCAAAAGATAAAGGAAATATCAAaccaaatacttaaaaaaaaagaaaagaaaatcaaaaactccTCAAGAAAAGCACACACCACGCTACAACAAATCAAACACAAAACCTCAAGGCACACCATGCAAAAATACAGATATAACCTAATCACAAAGGAAAAACACGACAAAAGTATTTTTATatgtttatcacttgcatatatgCTTCTATTTAAGCTTTTTAGTAACTCGATATTTGGAATAAGTGCTAGGACTGTAGAAAGACAACTTGATACTATAGAATATTTTTATGAGGATTTTATTATCGTGATGAAGAGTCTAGGTATATGTTTGGCTGGTTATAAGCGAAATAAACAGTGGAATATCCAGTGCTATGTTGGGCCTGCCTAAaccaataaaagaaaaaaaaaggaggataaaACAGAAGAAAAG is a genomic window containing:
- the LOC105033475 gene encoding pEARLI1-like lipid transfer protein 1, producing MASKSLASTSLLLALNLLFFTLVSSTSVPCPPPPSKPTPTPSPSSGSKCPINTLKLGVCAKVLNGLINVSLGKPPKKPCCTLLEGLVDLEAAVCLCTALKASILGIKLNVPVDLSLLLNYCGKKVPAGWKCA